The Pseudanabaena galeata CCNP1313 genome includes a region encoding these proteins:
- a CDS encoding HNH endonuclease, whose protein sequence is MARNITETIKAQVRDRANGLCEYCHAVEKWQFVQFTIDHVLPKSQGGNDNLDNLALACFHCNRQKYTKNTVIDPETKIETPLFNPRSDRWQDHFVWSNDKLRLLGNTPTGRATVKALDCNRDRLIPKNNPWQTLWSSLDLFSDDFMETREQPHLLESSLAKDWLSEEENEAWKDLNRILLVP, encoded by the coding sequence ATGGCGCGTAACATAACCGAAACCATCAAAGCCCAAGTTCGAGATCGTGCAAACGGACTGTGCGAATACTGTCATGCTGTAGAAAAATGGCAATTCGTTCAATTCACCATAGATCATGTCCTGCCTAAATCTCAAGGAGGTAATGATAATCTTGATAACCTTGCCCTTGCTTGCTTCCATTGCAATCGCCAGAAGTACACAAAAAATACTGTGATCGATCCCGAAACAAAAATAGAAACTCCTCTATTTAATCCACGCAGCGATCGCTGGCAAGATCATTTTGTCTGGTCTAACGATAAACTGCGATTATTAGGCAATACACCAACAGGACGCGCCACTGTGAAAGCTTTAGACTGTAACCGCGATCGCCTAATCCCCAAAAACAACCCTTGGCAAACCCTCTGGAGTAGCCTCGATCTCTTCTCCGATGACTTTATGGAAACTAGAGAGCAACCTCACTTACTAGAATCCTCCTTAGCGAAAGACTGGCTTAGCGAAGAAGAAAATGAGGCATGGAAAGACTTAAATCGAATATTGCTCGTTCCCTAG
- a CDS encoding nucleotidyltransferase domain-containing protein, with protein MKRLEVETRTILLALTGSRLYRVHNENSDYDYKGICIPTLPYFIGTQNFEQLDSFSDPNCLYSALTDTDSNIYNIKKFCHLATLNNPNILELLWIDRSDYLILTRFGESLIEIRDAFLSQKVFYSYSGYAHAQIKKVQTHRKWLLRYKEDPDFFSLPPNPKDYGLEENPLRKEQLNAFLEFLYILIKDASQYSEVATELLTHVDYKGLLKQYPLAEELLPAVQYYTRSTNEFITLLHNTQTYRQALQEYEAFQSWRKNRNSKRAEIEEKVGYDSKHSGHCYRLLKSGIEILKGEGVIPNREITGDAQFIRQIRNGEVPYDTLIAEVSKLEQEMESAMKNTKLPKYPDQKLIEEKQIEIIKEYLNF; from the coding sequence ATGAAAAGACTAGAAGTTGAAACAAGAACAATTTTACTAGCTTTGACAGGCTCTAGGCTATATAGGGTTCACAATGAGAATAGCGACTATGACTACAAAGGAATCTGCATTCCCACGCTGCCTTATTTTATTGGCACACAGAACTTTGAGCAATTAGATAGTTTCTCTGACCCAAATTGTCTGTATTCAGCTTTGACCGATACCGATAGTAATATCTACAACATCAAAAAATTTTGTCATTTGGCAACACTCAACAATCCCAATATTCTTGAATTGTTATGGATAGATAGAAGTGACTATCTGATTCTAACTAGATTTGGCGAATCTTTAATTGAAATCCGTGATGCTTTTTTAAGCCAAAAAGTTTTCTATAGCTATTCTGGCTATGCTCACGCCCAAATAAAAAAGGTGCAGACCCACAGAAAATGGTTACTGCGGTATAAAGAAGACCCAGATTTTTTCTCGTTGCCACCAAACCCCAAAGACTACGGACTAGAGGAAAATCCCTTACGCAAAGAACAGTTAAATGCCTTTCTTGAGTTTCTCTATATTTTAATTAAGGATGCTAGCCAATATAGCGAAGTGGCTACCGAATTGCTAACCCATGTTGATTACAAGGGTTTACTCAAGCAATATCCATTAGCTGAAGAATTGCTTCCCGCAGTGCAGTACTACACGAGGTCAACCAATGAATTTATTACCTTGCTACACAATACTCAAACCTATCGACAAGCACTACAAGAATACGAAGCTTTCCAGTCATGGCGCAAAAATCGTAATTCCAAACGTGCAGAGATTGAGGAGAAGGTGGGATATGACAGCAAGCATTCTGGGCATTGCTATCGCCTCCTCAAATCTGGGATTGAGATTTTGAAGGGAGAGGGCGTGATTCCTAACCGAGAAATCACAGGTGATGCTCAATTTATCCGTCAAATCCGTAATGGCGAAGTACCCTATGACACCCTCATCGCTGAGGTCAGTAAGCTAGAGCAGGAGATGGAATCAGCGATGAAAAATACCAAACTCCCTAAATATCCCGACCAAAAGCTGATCGAAGAAAAGCAAATTGAGATTATTAAGGAGTATCTTAATTTTTAA